One window of Quercus robur chromosome 5, dhQueRobu3.1, whole genome shotgun sequence genomic DNA carries:
- the LOC126725196 gene encoding E3 ubiquitin-protein ligase RSL1: MAAGTSSSNNHLLVDDFYFSALHDDEELLPISDEKYAQELQLQEALMSSVISSRINRESPTLLVEEGCSSSMKNHKGKGKETGQSSQSFSQTLCMICMDGKLTGEMFTNNSCTHSFCAGCISQYVATKLQDNISSVKCPDPKCRGLLEPQCCRDIIPQEVFDRWENALCESLILGSQKFYCPYKDCSAMLVDDGGEVVTASECPDCRRLFCARCRVSWHAGIECSEFQNINKDEREREDIMVMELAKKKNWRRCPHCKFYVDKVQGCLHIACRCGFHFCYGCGSEWDEVHQC, from the exons atggcAGCTGGAACATCAAGCTCTAACAATCATCTCTTGGTTGATGACTTCTACTTCTCAGCTCTCCATGATGACGAAGAACTACTCCCCATCTCAGATGAGAAATATGCCCAAGAGTTACAGCTTCAAGAGGCTCTCATGTCCTCCGTAATCTCTTCAAGAATAAATAGGGAATCACCAACTCTTTTGGTGGAGGAAGGGTGTTCCTCTTCCATGAAAAATCACAAGGGAAAGGGTAAAGAAACTGGTCAATCTTCTCAGTCCTTCTCTCAAACCTTGTGCATGATTTGCATGGATGGGAAACTAACCGGTGAAATGTTCACAAACAATAGCTGCACTCACTCATTTTGTGCTGGCTGTATTAGCCAATATGTTGCAACAAAGTTACAAGATAATATATCATCAGTGAAATGCCCTGATCCAAAATGTAGAGGTCTCTTGGAGCCTCAGTGTTGCCGTGACATTATTCCACAAGAAGTGTTTGATAGATGGGAAAATGCCCTTTGTGAATCATTGATTCTTGGGTCTCAAAAGTTTTACTGCCCCTACAAGGACTGCTCGGCTATGTTAGTAGATGATGGAGGGGAGGTAGTGACTGCATCTGAGTGTCCAGATTGTCGAAGACTATTCTGTGCACGGTGCAGGGTTTCATGGCATGCAGGAATTGAATGCAgcgaatttcaaaatataaacaaagatgaaagagagagggaagaTATAATGGTGATGGAGCTTGCCAAGAAAAAGAATTGGAGGAGATGTCCTCATTGCAAGTTCTATGTGGACAAGGTTCAAGGCTGCTTGCACATTGCATGCAG GTGTGGATTTCATTTTTGCTATGGCTGCGGATCTGAATGGGATGAAGTCCACCAATGTTGA